One Siniperca chuatsi isolate FFG_IHB_CAS linkage group LG3, ASM2008510v1, whole genome shotgun sequence genomic region harbors:
- the smdt1b gene encoding single-pass membrane protein with aspartate-rich tail 1b, with amino-acid sequence MATSILRFPLRLSTRNTGIMSRNTGLKTANISRTTQSRTAVSTASGAILPKPDKTPFGLIRMTVVVVPFLYVGTLISKNFAALLEEHDIFVPEDDDGDD; translated from the exons ATGGCGACGAGTATACTGCGGTTCCCACTGCGGCTTTCCACCAGAAATACGGGGATAATGAGCCGTAACACCGGCTTGAAAACTGCAAACATATCCAGGACGACTCAAAGCAGGACCGCAGTATCAACAGCGTCGGGGGCAATCTTACCGAAACCGGATAAA ACACCGTTTGGTCTTATCCGCATGACAGTAGTTGTGGTGCCTTTCCTGTATGTGGGAACTCTCATCAGCAAGAACTTTGCCGCTCTCTTGGAGGAGCACGACATCTTTGTCCCTGAGGACGACGACGGCGATGACTGA